GAACGTGACCATCAACGAGCCTTTCTTCGCGGGCCATTTCCCCGGCCATCCCGTCATGCCGGGCGTCTTGATCGTCGAGGCCATGGCGCAGGCGGGCGGCCTGCTGCTGCTCAACACGATCGATGAGCCGAAAAGCAAAATGGCGTATTTCATGGGCATCGACCATGCCCGATTCCGGAGACTGGTAAAACCCGGCGACCAGATCCGCTTCGAGTTGGAGACGGTCCGGATGCGCATGCACGCCTGCAAGATGGAAGGCAAGGCTTACGTAAACGATGAACTGGTCGCCGAAGCCACCCTCATGGCCATGATCACAGACCGTGCGGGCCAGGCCGACCAGGCGGACCGGGCGGACCGGGAGGCCCAACAGTGACGGACATTACCGCCGAAGTCCAGATACATCCCACGGCCATCGTGCATCCAGACGCGGAGCTGGGCGCTGGATGCAGCATCGGTCCGTACACGATCGTGGAACCCAACGTGACCATCGGGGCCGGTACCCAGATTGCATCCAGCGCGATGATCGGTGCCCATACCCGAATCGGCGCCGAATGCAAGGTCTATCACGGGGCCGTCGTGGGATCAATCCCCCAGGATCAGAAATTTATCGGCGAGCAGTCTATCCTGGAGATCGGAGACCGGACTTCCATCCGGGAGTTCACCACGCTGAATCGCGGGACGAGCGCACTCGGAAAAACGGTGATCGGAAGCGATACCCTGGTCATGGCCTACGTGCACGTCGCCCACGACTGCGTGATCGGCAACCGGGTGATCCTCGCCAACGGCACGCAGCTGGGCGGCCACGTGGAAATAGAGGATTTCGCCATCACCGGTGGGCTCGTCGCCGTCCACCAGTTCGTCCGGATCGGCCGCAACGCCTTCATCAGCGGGGGCGGCATGGTGACCAAGGACATCTGTCCGTACTTCAAGTATGGCCACGATCCGCTCAAGCCCGTTTCACTCAACACCATCGGCCTGAAGCGCTGCGGGTTCTCCGACGAATCCATCCGTACGCTCAAGCAGGTCTATCGCCTGCTCCACCGCTCCTCACTCAATATCTCCCAGGCGGTGAAAGCGGTGACGGCGGAAGTGGAACATACCGACGAAGTCAGGTACCTGCTCGCGTTTATAGAGGAAAGCGCCCGGCGGAGCAAGCGATACGGCCGCGGCCTGACTTCCTGATCACGTTTGGAACCAGCAGCACTACCGCGGACTCCTCACCGCTCACCCTTCCCGTAATCCACAGAAAGGACTTGTATCATGTCGGCTGTCTCAACAGTGGGACGCCCCGTGCCGGCCGGGCGTACCGTGCGGATCGCCACGCCCATGCCGCCCCCGTCGTGGGCCTTGCTGGAACTGAACCTGATTAAACAGCAGGAAGAAGCCGTGGAAGCGTTTTACAATCAATACTTCGATGAACGCGGGTACCTGCTGTGCGTGCCCCGCTGGGGCGGCGACGACGGTCCGGACGACGCGGCGGAGAACTTTGCGAACTGGCCGGAACTCTACGCGATCGGCGCTTCGGAGCGGGTATATGACCTGTACAAGAAGGCGTGGGACGGCCACCTGCTGCAGTACACGGAAGCGAAGACCACCGAGGTCGAATTCGCCCGGGACGGCATGTATTTCAAGGAGTTCCCGACGATGTTCGACTGGATGCACAACGGGGAGGGATTCACGGCCTTCTTCCTCGAAGGACTGTGTGACCCCCGCGACAAGAAGTTCGTGGACCGCACCCGGCGATTCTGCGGCTTCTACATGGGCGACGATCCCATCGCCGACAACTGGATCCCCGAGCACCGCGTGATCAAGAGCATGTTCAACGGCAGCCGCGGACCCATGCTGCGCAAGGCCACGGGGCTCGACTGGGCCGGCGATTCCATCGAGGTCGAGGGCCGGTTCAGACTGGGGCACGGGGAACGGAACTACGAGGAAATGGTCGCCCATTTCAAGGATTACAACGATGTGGCTGGCGATCATCCACTGAACATGGGCGTGACCACGATGACCCTGAACGCCTACATGATCGACGGCGATGAAAGGTATTATGACTGGACGAAGGACTACATTGATGCCTGGGTGGAGCGTACCGAACGGAACAATGGCATTATCCCCTCTAATATCGGCCTGGACGGGTCCATTGGCGGGGAGTGCGGCGGCAGATGGTACGGTGGTGCGTACGGGTGGGGATTCTCGACGATCGTGCCCCAGACCGGCGAGACAGCGCACCGGCCCTACTTCCTGATCCGGGCCCACTGGAGTTTCGGCAACGGGCTGCTGCTGACCGGCGACCAGAAATACGTCGACACCTGGCGCGGCGTCATCGACGGCGTCAACGCGAACAGCAAGGTGGAGGACGGCCAGACGCTCTATCCCCGCATGCACGGCGATGACGGCTGGTACGACTACCGTCCCGAACCCTTTGATGTGGGCGCGGAGCAGGTCTACTACTGGTCCATGGACCGCCGCGATCTCGAACGGGTGCCCATGGAGGGCTGGATCGCCTTCCTGGAAGGGCAAAACCCGGACTATCCGGAGGAGGCGCTGCAGGAGGACGTCTCGACCGTTCGCTCGAAGATGGAAAGGATGCGAAACGACCTGTCCTCACCGGATACGCGTCTATCGGACGACATGAACGGCACGAATCCCGCGGAGGTGGACGCCCTGATCCAGCTCATGCTCGGCGGCATGCCCACCGGGCACCTGGGCCACCCCCTGCACTGCCGGTTCAGGTACTTCGATCCCGCGCGCCAGCGCCCCGGGATGCCGGAAGACGTGGGCGCCCTCGTGGAAGAGCTTCACGATGACAGTGCGGTGGTCACGCTGGTCAATACCAACCAGGTCTCCTCCCGTACGGTGACCGTCCAGGGTGGCGCGTACGGGGAGCATCAGATCCTGGAAGTGGATGGCGGAAGCGGATCCACCCCGGTCGACGGCGCCAGCTTTACAGTGACGCTCGAGCCCGGATGCGGCAGCAGGCTGCGCGTGTCCATGGACCGTTACGCCAACCGGCCGTCCTTCGACTTCCCCTGGGAGAGGTAGGAATGACTTTATGCCGAGAAGACTGACGCGGGCGCTGCTCATCCTGGGCATGTTGTCTGTCATGAACACGTCTCGGGACACGGTTGCCCAGCAGGAAAACATGGCCGCCCTGGTGGCGAAGTACCGTGCTGACGCCATCCGCATGCGGGAGCACATCCATCGGAACCCGGAACTGAGCAACCGGGAGTTCAAGACGGCGGCGCTGGTGGCGGATCATCTCACCGCGCTCGGTATCGAGATCCGGACGGGCGTCGCCCATACCGGCGTGGTGGGCGTGCTCAAAGGCGGCCGACCGGGTCCGGTGGTGGCCATACGGGCGGACATGGACGCGTTGCCCGTAACGGAGGAAACGGTATTGCCTTTCCGGTCGACCGTACGGACGACCTACCTGGGCCAGGAAGTGGGCGTTATGCACGCCTGCGGCCATGACGTGCACACCGCCGTTCAACTGGGCGTCGCTTCCGTGCTGGCCGAGATGAAGGACGCCCTGCCCGGCACCGTCAAGTTCATCTTCCAGCCGGCGGAAGAAGG
This genomic interval from Gemmatimonadota bacterium contains the following:
- the lpxA gene encoding acyl-ACP--UDP-N-acetylglucosamine O-acyltransferase encodes the protein MHPTAIVHPDAELGAGCSIGPYTIVEPNVTIGAGTQIASSAMIGAHTRIGAECKVYHGAVVGSIPQDQKFIGEQSILEIGDRTSIREFTTLNRGTSALGKTVIGSDTLVMAYVHVAHDCVIGNRVILANGTQLGGHVEIEDFAITGGLVAVHQFVRIGRNAFISGGGMVTKDICPYFKYGHDPLKPVSLNTIGLKRCGFSDESIRTLKQVYRLLHRSSLNISQAVKAVTAEVEHTDEVRYLLAFIEESARRSKRYGRGLTS